From the genome of Denticeps clupeoides chromosome 17, fDenClu1.1, whole genome shotgun sequence:
gaatgaatgaatgaatgaattaataaataaataaataaataaataaaatttattttctccaatctttttttttagctgcttAGGCAGATTGACCAgctagtttacatttacatttacagcatttatcagatgcccttatccagagaaacttacaatcagcagttacagggacagtccccccctggagcaatttagggttaagtgtcttgctcagggacacaatggtagtaagtgggattcgaacccgggtcttctagttcataggcgagtctgttacccactaggctactaccacccacacagtTTAACCATCGTAAGAATGGTTTCCACACCAGTAATACCAGCAAAGACCAGCTTTGCCCTGAAAGTTtaagtattgtttttttctttccttcagcAGGGTAGCtgtggctggtagtagcctagtgggtaacacactcgcctatgaacccaggttgCTGgccgttgctctggataagggagtctgataaaatgccataaaaatgaaatgtaaatgtactttacaTTTAAATCTGCAAGCCTTTCTGTGTAAACGCAAACTGTGAAGTGGATTATTTTAATAGTTGTCTGAATTAAATGTTGGCATTTTGGATGAAGGCCAACAAAATCATTAGCAGGTATCATTTACTCTGACCCAGCAAGGTTTCTGTACCTAATAGATGCATTATGCTGCAATGTTGCTGTAATTATGAATGGTGCACCTTAGTCGTGAAACGGAaattcacaaaaacaaattaaactgACATGCAGAGTAAAAAGATTACACATTTAGACGAATAGTCAGTCAAGAAAAATAAGGGTTCCcgtgttgttgttgctgttagCACAATTAGCCTGTTTCAACTTGGGGAAGGAATTTATAAAATTTCCTTAATTCAACCAGTGAATGAAGCGCTTTGTCTTTCTCGCAAATCTCTAAATGAATCCTCTTCAATGCTGCCAGATTTCTTTTCTCCTAATGGCAATTACGGCGATATGGAAATAGAACATTGGCACAGGCCCACTTAAGAAATTAACCTTTGCACAGCATGCTGCTAATCAGAATGAAGCAGATGATTGAAGAGCAGAGTTAAACTGTAATTTTAGATGACCCCGAAGACCGATTCAGCGAAGCTCTTGTGTACGGGCACAGCTTCCCTCAAAAGTACTGATTACCTATTTTtgtttgcacaaaaaaacagaaaactatGGATTTTTGGAGACGTACTGTTCATTCATTCCACCTCACAGAATATCATTACACCACAGAAAACTACTATTCAAAGGAGGTTTTACCAAAAACAGATGTTCAGTGTTCTACACTCCAATCGAGAAATTCCTATATATGAAAATCTAGTTTTAGTAACCGACATGCCCTCCTACTCATTATGGGAAGGGCCAATTTCCCCACACAATATGTAAGAGTTTTAGTCCGCTGATTCTGCACCATGAATGGTCATAAAATTTGGGCTAAAGGGTTAAACATGTGGTCCACGATGTTGGTCCATACCTGTCTTGTCTTCGCTGACGTCTCGATGAAAGGAATGCCGTAGCTGCGTGCTAAGTCCTGAGCCTGCTTTGTGTCCACAGTACGAGACGGGAGGTCACACTTGTTTCCCACTAGCACCATGGGAACGTCTTCAGAGTCCTTCACTCTCTTGATCTGCtctctaatacacacacacagttgtattaTGAGTTAATATGAGTAATTCTTTCCATAAAAAGATTGCAAAAATAGATCACAGTACAGCCATTGATATATACAGTTCATTCAatctgttttatatattttcatgacaatttacgttggttgattctcactggaggcatcaaaactatgaatgaacatgtggagttatgtactttacaaaaaaaggtgaaataactgaaaacatgttttatattctagtttttttcaaaatatccaccctttgctctgattactgctttgcacactcttggcattctctcgatgagcttcaagaggtcgtcacctgaaatggttttccaacagtcttgaaggagttcccagaggtgtttagcacttgttggcccctttgcggtccagctcaccctaattcatctcgattgggttcaggtccggtgactgtggaggtcaggtctccactttttgttaagtacataactccacatgtgttcattcatagttttgatgccttcagtgagaatctaccaatggaaatggtcatgaaaataaagaacacacattgaatgagaaggtgtctccaaccttttggcctgtactgtattattCTTTACACCCTAAGGTGTGGTAGTTTGACATAACCAGGTTTCGCAGAAGGTGGACTACACAAAAAGTCAAcccctgaattttttttctgtttcgtTTGTTGCATTCCAGCATCTTGTTGTTGCATCAGCAGTTAAGAGTTTCACTGTGCTCTTTCAAAGCGCCTCTACCCAGAAACAGAGTACACACAGCTCTGGAGCATGCAAAGATCttcattaaaatcattaaagGTATTTCAGTAATAAGTGCATAAGAACCAACAAGAACTACTATTTTATTACTGCCCCAAACTTCAGTCATAAATAGTATTAAAATTTACAATGTCTGCATTATGCATCATGTCATTTTGCATATATGGGACCACATTCATAGTTCCTTGTTTAAAACTCACTCATTCGTAACCTTCTTTCCATCAGAGTTTAAATTTGCTTATTCACAAAAATGATTCAAATACTCAACCACCTGGCCATGTTGAAACTGGCACAGAATGATCACATGCCCTGTCTGGCTGACCCGTTACAGTAATGccgaggccaaaagtttggagaatgagttttcaaagtttgctgcttccattttttatggaaatttgcagatactccagaatgttatgaagaagGATCAGATATATCGCAAAGTCTCTCTTTGCCCTGAAAATAAACAATCCCAccctcaacaaaaaaaaaaaaaaaaaagtccactgcATTTCGGCCAtaccacaaaaggacctgctgagttcatttcattaacacaagtgagagtgttgaggagcacaaggctggagatcattctgtcatgctgactgagttagaatagcagactggatgctttaaaaggagggtgatgcctgaaatcattgttcttccccTGTTAACCacggttacctgcaaggaaacacggcCTGTCATTGTTGtgttgtggggcagtggtggcctagcagttaaggaagcagcccccgtaatcagaaggttgccggttcgaatcccgatcagccaaggtgcctctgaggtgccactgaccaaagcaccgtccccacacactgctccccgggcgcctgtcatggctgcccactgctcaccaagggtgatggttaaaagcagaggacacattcgatgtgtcaccttgtgctgtgttgcagtggttcacaatgacttcactttcactagaaagagcttcacaggcaaggatattgctgccaCTAAAATCAACCATAGCACCTgaaaatcaaccatttatcagatcaaaAACTTCACGTAGAGGTTCAAgcgttgtgaagaaggcttcagtgTGCCCAAGAAAATCCAGCAAAAGGCAGGGCCGTCTCCTAAAGACGATTCAGCTTCgcgatcggggtgccaccagcgCAGAGCTTACTTAGGAATGGTAGCAGGCAGGTGTCAaaagtaaagcatcctgagaccattcatgtgtgaggctgcttctcatccaacggAGTGGGCTAAGAcgcagccatgaataaagaatggtaccaaaacatcctccgacagcaacttctcccaaccatccaagaacagtttggtgaagaacgatgccttttcagCATGATgaagcaccgtgccataaggacaaagtgataactaagtagCTTGGGGAACGAAACACTGAAATTTTTGTCCATAGCCAGGAAACTCCCTagaatttgtggtcaatcctcaaagAGTTGGGTGGACTAACAAAATCCCACAAAttttgacaaactccaagcactgattatgaagcaatgggttgccatcagtcaggatttgacacagatgttgattgacagcatgtcagggtgaattgcagaggtcttgagaaagtaaaaaaaaaaaaacaaagcattgCTTTGGACTGAACTAAATGAGGCTAAATTTGATGGTTTTGAAATTAACGCACTAAATTAATGcactaaattaaattattttagaagtctatatttttccttttaatgtaataaatacatatggCATAAAAACGTACCATGATCGTGCACATGTGAAGTAGCGGAAATCCCTATTTTGACAGCTTTTGGTAGTGACAGTGTGCCATAGAACGAGGATACATGGATTGGTTTCATCTTTTTCTGTGTTTACATTGATTTGTACATCAAATTATGAGTCGGAAACATGTACAAGTCAGAAAAGGAAATTTCTTAGGTGTGACTgtggcttttttgtttttgctttgctttCTGAATCCTGGCACACACCTGTACTGGTGAATGTCTTCAAATGACTTGGTGTTGTTGATGGCGAAGACGCAGAGGAAGCCCTCCCCTGTCCTCATGTACTGGTCCCTCATGGCGCTGTACTCCTCCTGACCTGCAGTGTCCAAAATGTCCAGCAGACACGTCTCGCCATCAATCACCACCTGCTTCCTGTAGGAGTCCTGCACAGGGGACACACCACAAAAGCCTGGCAGTGAGCATTACTGGGCTCTACCCTTGGCAGAGGATCACGATTAGAAGAACAGAAAAGGTCTCCTCGGCTGCAGGGCAAAATttccaacaagaaaaaaactttactgAAATCAGGTTAAACATCAAAACTTTTTTCAAATAACACCGCAGGGGTGAGTTGTACAGGACTCACCCctacctctctctgtctgatagTTGTGCTTTACCTCTATCGTCGGGTCGTACTCATCCACAAAGTGGTTCTGGATGAGCTGGATGGTGAGCGCGCTCTTGCCCACGCCACCAgctcccaccaccaccagctTGTACTCGGTCATTCTTCACCTGAAAAGACAGAACGAGACCGTAACGCCGTATGGCCACAGACCGGTGGAGGGATGGGTTCATATCCAGGAGGTCGGCTGCTCCCGGCCTGGCTCGGGTTACCCGCCGGCTTGTTTAATCAAAACAAACAGCGCCGAAGCGCCGGAGGAGCGCGGAGATCCTGTAACCTTCATACAGGCCCGCTGAGGATCCATTACAAATCATGTCCCACCCAGATATGCAGTCAGAGCTTCACACCTACtgcataaaaatattaataacaaaaaaactatacatgTATACGTAATGGTGAATGTTTCTCTGTGAATGCACAGGCCGGGGTCGACACTTCTCATGCACCTTGCGATCTCGACTGACCGCCATCGCGGTTTAAAGTACGGGAGAGGAGGCCTGGCGAGGTTCAGTCCTGCCAATCACTGCTCCTCTGTCACCGTCGGCCCGACCTCTGAAGCGTGAGACGCCGCCCGGCGACAtactacaaaaatgtacatttttaaagcgTGCAACGTCGATCGAGGGAAACGACTGGCTCGTTCCTAAACCGTAGCGATGCGGAAGGAGAATTGAGCACCATCGACCGGACTGTGGCGTGTTAAAGAGCCAGACCTCGTTATTAGCCCCGGTCGAGACCACCGCCATGACCAGCGCCGCACGGGTCTGCATTGCAGGGCCAGACGGGGCGCAGCGGCCCAGTTAAATACCTACTAAACGCGAAttaaaaaggagaagaagaaaggccagccaataatagcaataataataataacgaagATGAAGAAAATACGCGCACGGGGATTTTTACCTCTCGCGGTCCAAGCTGCAGTTCCGTGTTCGAAGCGCCACACGATGGAAAGTCAAGCGCTCAGTCCCCTTCTTACACACGATCCCGGCATAGCCGAGCATAAACGTAAACTAGGCGTAGAATATGTGCGGGTATTTTTATCCAAcattggggttgggggggtcagGAATAAAAGACGCGTTTAAAAAAGCGAGCGGTCGGAGTACATAAAGAAGGaaagagtctctctctctcgctccctccctccctctctctctctctctctctctccccctctccccctctccccccgTCCAGCTCGGCCTACTTTCTGTCTCTGCGCGGCGGAGGTTGGGCCCTCGCGTCGATATGGGCGGATACGACGCAGCGCCGAGCCGAGAGTAACTTACCCGCAGAGCAGAGCAGGGAATTCCGCCGGGTttcggcacacacacaca
Proteins encoded in this window:
- the kras gene encoding GTPase KRas isoform X2, coding for MTEYKLVVVGAGGVGKSALTIQLIQNHFVDEYDPTIEDSYRKQVVIDGETCLLDILDTAGQEEYSAMRDQYMRTGEGFLCVFAINNTKSFEDIHQYREQIKRVKDSEDVPMVLVGNKCDLPSRTVDTKQAQDLARSYGIPFIETSAKTRQGVDDAFYTLVREIRKHKEKMSKEGKKKKKKSKTKCILM
- the kras gene encoding GTPase KRas isoform X3, with protein sequence MTEYKLVVVGAGGVGKSALTIQLIQNHFVDEYDPTIEDSYRKQVVIDGETCLLDILDTAGQEEYSAMRDQYMRTGEGFLCVFAINNTKSFEDIHQYREQIKRVKDSEDVPMVLVGNKCDLPSRTVDTKQAQDLARSYGIPFIETSAKTRQRVEDAFYTLVREIRQYRLKKISKEEETPSCIPLKKKCVVMGVDDAFYTLVREIRKHKEKMSKEGKKKKKKSKTKCILM
- the kras gene encoding GTPase KRas isoform X1 — encoded protein: MTEYKLVVVGAGGVGKSALTIQLIQNHFVDEYDPTIEDSYRKQVVIDGETCLLDILDTAGQEEYSAMRDQYMRTGEGFLCVFAINNTKSFEDIHQYREQIKRVKDSEDVPMVLVGNKCDLPSRTVDTKQAQDLARSYGIPFIETSAKTRQRVEDAFYTLVREIRQYRLKKISKEEETPSCIPLKKKCVVM